The following proteins come from a genomic window of Vicia villosa cultivar HV-30 ecotype Madison, WI unplaced genomic scaffold, Vvil1.0 ctg.002011F_1_1, whole genome shotgun sequence:
- the LOC131637493 gene encoding uncharacterized protein LOC131637493 yields the protein MEEEKEALVAKGEKHQSDSDEVNQVEIHLFRQGQGPIAVFKSELAGCEQNRLDVRRILHQHSLKSIFAFNPRSGRAAPIRFNPKTGNSALPYRNGAVLYIDSEPKESLLKPLSRILIGVALITIMIMLVSGEIAVSTPEWVQKLNVSGVNFPPLIVACVVVVFSRMRHRTRRFLKRLGI from the exons ATGGAGGAAGAAAAGGAAGCGTTGGTGGCAAAAGGCGAAAAGCACCAATCAGACTCAGACGAGGTGAACCAGGTGGAGATTCACCTCTTCCGGCAAGGCCAAGGACCGATTGCAGTATTCAAATCGGAGCTTGCCGGATGTGAACAAAACCGGTTGGATGTCCGTCGGATCCTCCACCAACACTCCCTCAAATCCATCTTCGCTTTCAACCCTCGATCTGGCCGCGCCGCCCCTATCCGCTTCAACCCTAAAACCGGAAATTCTGCCTTGCCTTACCGAAACGGCGCCGTTCTCTACATCGACAGCGAACCCAAG gAGTCGTTGCTTAAACCTTTGAGCAGGATTTTGATTGGGGTGGCACTGATAACTATTATGATAATGTTGGTTTCGGGTGAAATTGCTGTTAGTACTCCAGAATGGGTTCAGAAACTGAATGTTTCCGGTGTGAATTTCCCTCCTTTGATAGTGGCTTGTGTAGTTGTTGTTTTCTCTCGCATGAGGCACAGGACCAGACGATTCCTCAAGAGGCTTGGGATCTAA
- the LOC131637491 gene encoding protein MAINTENANCE OF MERISTEMS-like — translation MLVHACGRRCDLCGQECEVRRRDLPPLLHGLDHRSPVELGAATLAYLYQKLNEASNWRTRQLTGSCTLLTSWIISYFSRIHGFHIDPEYVDAMPRAARYVLQRGNNAVGPYRGYLDRTMHDDVTWRPFSDYTQVVPFDGISLYSGWLACGTSIMVRYLPERCMRQFGFVQMIPRSPFEAAPDTVTRVQFTAIFEDWEHHVVPEEYRRIRVT, via the exons atgctggtacatgcatgtggtaggcgctgcgatctttgtggacaagagtgcgaggtacgtcgacgtgacctacctccgctacttcatggacttgaccaccgttcaccagtggaactgggggcagCTAcactggcatacctataccagaagctgaatgaggcctccaactggaggacgaggcagttgaccggatcctgcacactactcacg agctggatcatctcttacttctcccggatccacggctttcacattgatcctgagtacgttgacgccatgcccagggccgccagatacgttctccaaagggggaacaatgcggtgggaccataccgtgggtacctggaccgcacgatgcacgatgacgtcacctggaggccattcagcgactacactcaggttgtcccctttgacggcatatctttatattctggttggttggcatgcgggaccagcatcatggtccggtatctccctgagcggtgcatgcggcagttcggatttgtgcagatgatacccaggtcaccttttgaggctgctcccgacacagtgaccagagtgcagttcactgccatatttgaggattgggagcatcatgtggtaccggaggagtatcgtcgcattcgggtcacctAG
- the LOC131637490 gene encoding uncharacterized protein LOC131637490 isoform X2: MGSQVSDADYVTSLLARVKELEAENANLLSRLAHCHCSQEDQILRGPDYKDAKVTEPKKSNGESQRKIRKKPGYNTGFLSHHSKRYVALKVMYFGKRFYGFSAEAQMEPSVESEIFKALKTTRLLVGDKKESQYSRCGRTDKGVSSVGQVIALFLRSKLKVSGVNNGSSEEFVFEEKLGELDYVRVINRELPNDIRVLGWCPVPVDFHARFSCLSREYKYFFWNENLNILAMKTAGTKLLGEHDFRNFCKMDAANVHTYMRCISMFEISPTDVSYDGNQLWVIKFRGRAFLWHQVRCMVAVLFLVGQGLESPDVIDILLDTNRIPRKPQYVMASEAPLVLQSCEFENLKFMCSPDSGKALRAHLINECQTYQLETAIFREAILNCVPQLHGAAKHDQSLPASPGSKKKGSHIPLLSRPTEPSYEERRAKLSSCT; this comes from the exons ATGGGGTCGCAGGTGAGCGATGCTGATTACGTGACCAGTTTGCTAGCCAGGGTCAAG GAATTAGAAGCTGAGAATGCAAATCTTTTATCTCGACTTGCTCATTGTCACTGCTCTCAG GAAGATCAAATATTACGTGGTCCAGATTATAAAGACGCGAAAGTGACCGAACCGAAAAAATCCAACGGGGAATCACAAAGGAAGATAAGGAAAAAGCCag GCTATAACACAGGGTTTCTGAGTCATCATAGCAAGAGATATGTAGCTTTAAAAGTAATGTACTTTGGGAAAAG GTTCTACGGTTTTTCTGCAGAGGCACAAATGGAACCATCTGTTGAG TCTGAAATTTTTAAAGCTCTCAAGACAACGAGGCTATTGGTCGGTGATAAGAAGGAGTCGCAGTATTCGAGATGTGGTAGAACAGACAAAGGAGTTTCCTCTGTTGGACAA GTGATAGCTCTTTTTCTAAGATCAAAGCTCAAAGTATCTGGAGTAAATaatggaagttctgaagaattTGTTTTTGAAGAGAAACTTG GGGAGCTTGATTATGTGAGAGTAATAAATCGAGAACTTCCAAATGACATTCGAGTTCTGGGCTGGTGTCCTGTTCCTGTTGATTTCCATGCAAG GTTCAGCTGTTTAAGCAGGGAGTATAAATATTTCTTTTGGAACGAAAACTTGAATATCCTG GCTATGAAGACTGCTGGAACAAAACTTTTAGGAGAACACGACTTTAGAAACTTCTGTAAAATGGATGCAGCAAATGTGCACACCTACATGCGGTGCATCTCAATGTTTGAGATTTCTCCAACAGATGTGAG TTATGATGGTAATCAACTCTGGGTAATTAAATTCAGAGGCAGGGCTTTTCTATGGCATCAGGTTCGCTGCATGGTTGCTGTTCTTTTCTTGGTTGGCCAAGGTCTTGAATCTCCAGAT GTGATTGACATACTTCTGGACACTAACAGGATCCCCAGGAAACCTCAATACGTCATGGCTTCAGAAGCTCCTTTGGTTCTTCAATCCTGtgaatttgaaaatctcaagTTTATGTGTTCACCAG ACTCGGGAAAGGCACTGCGTGCACACCTGATTAATGAATGCCAAACTTACCAGCTTGAAACTGCAATCTTTCGCGAAGCTATTCTAAATTGCGTGCCTCAACTGCACGGTGCTGCAAAACATG ATCAAAGCTTGCCAGCAAGTCCAGGATCCAAGAAGAAAGGCTCCCATATACCTCTCTTGTCCAGACCAACTGAGC CATCTTACGAAGAACGGCGCGCCAAACTCAGCTCATGCACATGA
- the LOC131637490 gene encoding uncharacterized protein LOC131637490 isoform X3, with protein sequence MGSQVSDADYVTSLLARVKELEAENANLLSRLAHCHCSQEDQILRGPDYKDAKVTEPKKSNGESQRKIRKKPGYNTGFLSHHSKRYVALKVMYFGKRFYGFSAEAQMEPSVESEIFKALKTTRLLVGDKKESQYSRCGRTDKGVSSVGQVIALFLRSKLKVSGVNNGSSEEFVFEEKLEGELDYVRVINRELPNDIRVLGWCPVPVDFHARFSCLSREYKYFFWNENLNILAMKTAGTKLLGEHDFRNFCKMDAANVHTYMRCISMFEISPTDVSYDGNQLWVIKFRGRAFLWHQVRCMVAVLFLVGQGLESPDVIDILLDTNRIPRKPQYVMASEAPLVLQSCEFENLKFMCSPDSGKALRAHLINECQTYQLETAIFREAILNCVPQLHDQSLPASPGSKKKGSHIPLLSRPTEPSYEERRAKLSSCT encoded by the exons ATGGGGTCGCAGGTGAGCGATGCTGATTACGTGACCAGTTTGCTAGCCAGGGTCAAG GAATTAGAAGCTGAGAATGCAAATCTTTTATCTCGACTTGCTCATTGTCACTGCTCTCAG GAAGATCAAATATTACGTGGTCCAGATTATAAAGACGCGAAAGTGACCGAACCGAAAAAATCCAACGGGGAATCACAAAGGAAGATAAGGAAAAAGCCag GCTATAACACAGGGTTTCTGAGTCATCATAGCAAGAGATATGTAGCTTTAAAAGTAATGTACTTTGGGAAAAG GTTCTACGGTTTTTCTGCAGAGGCACAAATGGAACCATCTGTTGAG TCTGAAATTTTTAAAGCTCTCAAGACAACGAGGCTATTGGTCGGTGATAAGAAGGAGTCGCAGTATTCGAGATGTGGTAGAACAGACAAAGGAGTTTCCTCTGTTGGACAA GTGATAGCTCTTTTTCTAAGATCAAAGCTCAAAGTATCTGGAGTAAATaatggaagttctgaagaattTGTTTTTGAAGAGAAACTTG AAGGGGAGCTTGATTATGTGAGAGTAATAAATCGAGAACTTCCAAATGACATTCGAGTTCTGGGCTGGTGTCCTGTTCCTGTTGATTTCCATGCAAG GTTCAGCTGTTTAAGCAGGGAGTATAAATATTTCTTTTGGAACGAAAACTTGAATATCCTG GCTATGAAGACTGCTGGAACAAAACTTTTAGGAGAACACGACTTTAGAAACTTCTGTAAAATGGATGCAGCAAATGTGCACACCTACATGCGGTGCATCTCAATGTTTGAGATTTCTCCAACAGATGTGAG TTATGATGGTAATCAACTCTGGGTAATTAAATTCAGAGGCAGGGCTTTTCTATGGCATCAGGTTCGCTGCATGGTTGCTGTTCTTTTCTTGGTTGGCCAAGGTCTTGAATCTCCAGAT GTGATTGACATACTTCTGGACACTAACAGGATCCCCAGGAAACCTCAATACGTCATGGCTTCAGAAGCTCCTTTGGTTCTTCAATCCTGtgaatttgaaaatctcaagTTTATGTGTTCACCAG ACTCGGGAAAGGCACTGCGTGCACACCTGATTAATGAATGCCAAACTTACCAGCTTGAAACTGCAATCTTTCGCGAAGCTATTCTAAATTGCGTGCCTCAACTGCACG ATCAAAGCTTGCCAGCAAGTCCAGGATCCAAGAAGAAAGGCTCCCATATACCTCTCTTGTCCAGACCAACTGAGC CATCTTACGAAGAACGGCGCGCCAAACTCAGCTCATGCACATGA
- the LOC131637490 gene encoding uncharacterized protein LOC131637490 isoform X4 — MGSQVSDADYVTSLLARVKELEAENANLLSRLAHCHCSQEDQILRGPDYKDAKVTEPKKSNGESQRKIRKKPGYNTGFLSHHSKRYVALKVMYFGKRFYGFSAEAQMEPSVESEIFKALKTTRLLVGDKKESQYSRCGRTDKGVSSVGQVIALFLRSKLKVSGVNNGSSEEFVFEEKLEGELDYVRVINRELPNDIRVLGWCPVPVDFHARFSCLSREYKYFFWNENLNILAMKTAGTKLLGEHDFRNFCKMDAANVHTYMRCISMFEISPTDVSYDGNQLWVIKFRGRAFLWHQVRCMVAVLFLVGQGLESPDDPQETSIRHGFRSSFGSSIL; from the exons ATGGGGTCGCAGGTGAGCGATGCTGATTACGTGACCAGTTTGCTAGCCAGGGTCAAG GAATTAGAAGCTGAGAATGCAAATCTTTTATCTCGACTTGCTCATTGTCACTGCTCTCAG GAAGATCAAATATTACGTGGTCCAGATTATAAAGACGCGAAAGTGACCGAACCGAAAAAATCCAACGGGGAATCACAAAGGAAGATAAGGAAAAAGCCag GCTATAACACAGGGTTTCTGAGTCATCATAGCAAGAGATATGTAGCTTTAAAAGTAATGTACTTTGGGAAAAG GTTCTACGGTTTTTCTGCAGAGGCACAAATGGAACCATCTGTTGAG TCTGAAATTTTTAAAGCTCTCAAGACAACGAGGCTATTGGTCGGTGATAAGAAGGAGTCGCAGTATTCGAGATGTGGTAGAACAGACAAAGGAGTTTCCTCTGTTGGACAA GTGATAGCTCTTTTTCTAAGATCAAAGCTCAAAGTATCTGGAGTAAATaatggaagttctgaagaattTGTTTTTGAAGAGAAACTTG AAGGGGAGCTTGATTATGTGAGAGTAATAAATCGAGAACTTCCAAATGACATTCGAGTTCTGGGCTGGTGTCCTGTTCCTGTTGATTTCCATGCAAG GTTCAGCTGTTTAAGCAGGGAGTATAAATATTTCTTTTGGAACGAAAACTTGAATATCCTG GCTATGAAGACTGCTGGAACAAAACTTTTAGGAGAACACGACTTTAGAAACTTCTGTAAAATGGATGCAGCAAATGTGCACACCTACATGCGGTGCATCTCAATGTTTGAGATTTCTCCAACAGATGTGAG TTATGATGGTAATCAACTCTGGGTAATTAAATTCAGAGGCAGGGCTTTTCTATGGCATCAGGTTCGCTGCATGGTTGCTGTTCTTTTCTTGGTTGGCCAAGGTCTTGAATCTCCAGAT GATCCCCAGGAAACCTCAATACGTCATGGCTTCAGAAGCTCCTTTGGTTCTTCAATCCTGtga
- the LOC131637490 gene encoding uncharacterized protein LOC131637490 isoform X1, translating into MGSQVSDADYVTSLLARVKELEAENANLLSRLAHCHCSQEDQILRGPDYKDAKVTEPKKSNGESQRKIRKKPGYNTGFLSHHSKRYVALKVMYFGKRFYGFSAEAQMEPSVESEIFKALKTTRLLVGDKKESQYSRCGRTDKGVSSVGQVIALFLRSKLKVSGVNNGSSEEFVFEEKLEGELDYVRVINRELPNDIRVLGWCPVPVDFHARFSCLSREYKYFFWNENLNILAMKTAGTKLLGEHDFRNFCKMDAANVHTYMRCISMFEISPTDVSYDGNQLWVIKFRGRAFLWHQVRCMVAVLFLVGQGLESPDVIDILLDTNRIPRKPQYVMASEAPLVLQSCEFENLKFMCSPDSGKALRAHLINECQTYQLETAIFREAILNCVPQLHGAAKHDQSLPASPGSKKKGSHIPLLSRPTEPSYEERRAKLSSCT; encoded by the exons ATGGGGTCGCAGGTGAGCGATGCTGATTACGTGACCAGTTTGCTAGCCAGGGTCAAG GAATTAGAAGCTGAGAATGCAAATCTTTTATCTCGACTTGCTCATTGTCACTGCTCTCAG GAAGATCAAATATTACGTGGTCCAGATTATAAAGACGCGAAAGTGACCGAACCGAAAAAATCCAACGGGGAATCACAAAGGAAGATAAGGAAAAAGCCag GCTATAACACAGGGTTTCTGAGTCATCATAGCAAGAGATATGTAGCTTTAAAAGTAATGTACTTTGGGAAAAG GTTCTACGGTTTTTCTGCAGAGGCACAAATGGAACCATCTGTTGAG TCTGAAATTTTTAAAGCTCTCAAGACAACGAGGCTATTGGTCGGTGATAAGAAGGAGTCGCAGTATTCGAGATGTGGTAGAACAGACAAAGGAGTTTCCTCTGTTGGACAA GTGATAGCTCTTTTTCTAAGATCAAAGCTCAAAGTATCTGGAGTAAATaatggaagttctgaagaattTGTTTTTGAAGAGAAACTTG AAGGGGAGCTTGATTATGTGAGAGTAATAAATCGAGAACTTCCAAATGACATTCGAGTTCTGGGCTGGTGTCCTGTTCCTGTTGATTTCCATGCAAG GTTCAGCTGTTTAAGCAGGGAGTATAAATATTTCTTTTGGAACGAAAACTTGAATATCCTG GCTATGAAGACTGCTGGAACAAAACTTTTAGGAGAACACGACTTTAGAAACTTCTGTAAAATGGATGCAGCAAATGTGCACACCTACATGCGGTGCATCTCAATGTTTGAGATTTCTCCAACAGATGTGAG TTATGATGGTAATCAACTCTGGGTAATTAAATTCAGAGGCAGGGCTTTTCTATGGCATCAGGTTCGCTGCATGGTTGCTGTTCTTTTCTTGGTTGGCCAAGGTCTTGAATCTCCAGAT GTGATTGACATACTTCTGGACACTAACAGGATCCCCAGGAAACCTCAATACGTCATGGCTTCAGAAGCTCCTTTGGTTCTTCAATCCTGtgaatttgaaaatctcaagTTTATGTGTTCACCAG ACTCGGGAAAGGCACTGCGTGCACACCTGATTAATGAATGCCAAACTTACCAGCTTGAAACTGCAATCTTTCGCGAAGCTATTCTAAATTGCGTGCCTCAACTGCACGGTGCTGCAAAACATG ATCAAAGCTTGCCAGCAAGTCCAGGATCCAAGAAGAAAGGCTCCCATATACCTCTCTTGTCCAGACCAACTGAGC CATCTTACGAAGAACGGCGCGCCAAACTCAGCTCATGCACATGA
- the LOC131637479 gene encoding probable F-actin-capping protein subunit beta: MEAAMGLMRRIPPKHTETALSALLSLMPNHSSDLLSQVDQPLQVLCDVDCGKEFILCEYNRDADSYRSPWSNKYHPSLEDGSLPSSELRKLEIEANEIFAIYRDQYYEGGISSVYMWEDENEGFVACFLIKKDGSKAGQGRRGYLEEGAWDAIHVIEVGPEEEENTNYRLTSTVMLTLTTSNESSGTFSLSGSIRRQMSMKLSVADGHLCNMGRMIEEMESKLRNSLDQVYFGKTREMVCTLRPPSEVVQLRIPDS, from the exons atggaAGCTGCGATGGGACTGATGCGGAGGATTCCTCCCAAGCACACCGAAACAGCTCTCTCCGCGCTTCTCAGTCTTATGCCCAACCACTCTTCCGATCTCCTCTCTCAAGTCGATCAACCGCTCCAG GTTTTGTGCGATGTGGACTGTGGGAAGGAGTTCATATTGTGTGAATATAACAGAGATGCTGACTCTTACAG ATCACCATGGTCGAATAAATACCACCCATCATTAGAAGATGGATCGCTTCCTTCTTCAGAGTTGAGGAAGCTTGAAATTGAAGCAAATGAGATATTTGCTATATATCGTGACCA GTATTATGAAGGTGGCATTTCATCAGTTTATATGTGGGAAGATGAAAATGAAGGTTTTGTAGCTTGCTTTTTGATAAAGAAAG ATGGCTCAAAGGCAGGGCAAGGTCGAAGGGGATATTTAGAGGAAGGAGCATGGGATGCCATACATGTTATAGAG GTTGgaccagaagaagaagaaaacaccAATTATCGGTTAACCAGTACAGTTATGTTGACTTTGACTACAAGCAACGAGTCATCGGGAACCTTCAGTTTGTCTGGATCAATTAGACGCCAG ATGAGTATGAAGCTATCAGTTGCTGATGGACATCTTTGTAACATGGGAAGGATGATTGAAGAAATGGAGAGTAAGCTGAGGAACTCACTTGATCAG GTATACTttggaaaaacaagagaaatggtTTGCACACTAAGACCACCATCTGAAGTGGTGCAGTTGAGAATCCCAGACAGCTGA